GGATCGACGGGAACGCCTCCCGCTCCCTCGTACCCGGCGAACAGGTCCTCCCGGGTGCCGAAGCCGCCGACGGGGTGGTCGATGTGGCCGAAGCGCCAGGAATTGACACATATCCAGCCGAGGTCCTCCATGGGATCGCCGAGATGGGCAAGCTCCCAGTCGAGGACGGCCCGGACACCCTCGGGGCCGACAATGAAATTCCCGTTCCGGAAATCGCCGTGCACCAGACGCAGATCCCCCGGCTCCGGAAGGTGGTCCTGAAGCCAGCGCAGGGCGAACTCGAAAACGGGGTGCCTGGCGCCGAAGGCGTCGTAGAACGCGTACAGCTGTTTCAGCCCCGCCTCTGCTGGCTGCTTCTTCAGGGGTGGGAGAAGGCCTGCATCGACGGCGTGGATGCCGGCGAGAATTTTTCCGCATTGCCGGGCCATGACGCCCCGCGCCTCCGCATACTCGTCGTCTCGCAGGATCTTCCGCGCGATGGTCTCGCCCGGTATGCGCTGCATGGCATACCCGGGACCGATCCCGTCCTCGTCATCGAGAACGAAATGGACGGGAGGAACGGGAACGCCCGCCTTCTGCACGTTTGCCAGCACCTGTGCCTCCGTTCCCCGGTCGAGGCGGTTCTTGTCTTTCTTCCCTCCCGGGGGCGACAGCCTGAGGATCAGCTCATGGCGGACAGCGTCGCAGAGGGCGTCGAAATGCCACGTCTCCGCGGAAGCGCCGCCGGAGAGAGGCCGTAGATCTTCGATCACCACCGGTTTCCCCAGATGCCGCGAGGCGGCGCGGGTGAGGCAGCCGGCGAGTTCTTCCTGCTTCATGTCATACCTTCTCCTTTCCCGCCGGTTCGCCGTGGATAATCTGGTCGAGGTATTCCGACATCCCATATCCTACCCTGCCCCGGTACCGGTATTCTGTCATCCCCTCGGTGATACGGGTTTCGAGCACGTCGCCCGCCTCGTTCTTTCTCCGGTTGCGGAGCGGGATGAGGGACAGGACCCGCCCCTCAATCTCATGCACGCCGTCGTCGGTCCCGGCCTTCACCTTGAGGGCGGTCTGATAGTAGTTTTCGTCCCACTCTGTCTGCAGCTCCACGTCCCGGAAGGGAACGTACAGGCCGTTCTCCAGCATGATCCCCATCATCTGGTGGTTTCCGTCTTCCTTGCCCATGATCATGAACATGAACCCGAGATCGGGGCCGAAATTCATCGGCAGCCACCGGTACCAGTAGATGTTCTGCCAGTACCGCGGGCCCCAGGAGTGGTCCCGCAGTCCGAAACCATCGATCTTCCATTCCCGCTCCTGGACACGGATGGTTCCCGAGCCGCTCATGTGCTGCTCGTAATGCGCCTTCGCAAACGCCTCCTCCGGAGGCTCCTGGAAAGGGCTGCCGTCCCTGTTGACCATCTCGCCGCCGAAGACCGGTCCGACCGCATGGAAGTCCAGGGCCACCGAACAATCGACAATGGGATTCTCCGCGAAGGCTTTCATCGGTTTCGCCATCTCGTGCGGATTCTTCAGGAGGCACACCGGTCCGCTGTAGGTGACCCGGATCCGCTTCAGCGGCTCCGGGACCTCGAATTTCAGCCCCGCCGCGTCGAGGGACTCGTTCGACGAAATGTTCGGACGGCTGAAGATGAATCCCACGCTTCCGTCGGGGAGATACAGGCAGCAGGTGACCTCCGCGTTCCCCTCATTCGGACGGTTTCCCACGCGAAACCATCCGCCCATGGCCTGGTTGAAGTCGAATATGTTGATGTACATGCTTTCATTGAAGTTCTTCGCATCATCAACGGGATGATTGTACTCGTCCTCCGGGGAAACCCGGAAGGACAGGGTGTCGAGCATATTCCTCATGAAACGGCGTCCTCCCTTTTCTTCATGTATTCGTCTCGCAGCATGAACCGCATCACCTTCCCGAGCTCGAACCGCCGCGGAAGCTGGTCGATGTACCAGATCGCCGACGGGGCCTTGTAGCTTGCCATCTGCTCCTTGCAGAAACCGATGAGTTCCTCCGCAGGAACCGCCTCCGCTGTCTGCCCCGGCGCCAAGACGACGGCCGCGACGACGCGGGCTCCCCAGGCCGGGTCGGGAACACCGAAGACAGCCGCTTCCAATACCTTGGGGTGCTGATTGAGCCGGCGCTCGACCTCGGCGGGGAAGATGTTCTCGCCGCCCCGGTTGATCATGTCCTTTGCCCGGTCGGCGAAGTACACATACCCGTCTTCGTCCATCCATCCGGCGTCGCCGGTGTGGAACCATCCGTTCCTGTCGATCGTCCGTGCCGTCTCTTCCGTATTGCGCCAGTATCCGACGGTCACTTTCTCGCCCCGGGAGGCAATCTCCCCCACGACCCCGGGAGGAACCTCCTTGCCGAAAGGATCCAGAATCGTGCTCTCGATACCGTAACGGAAAGGACGGCCGATGCTCTTCAGGCGGGCGATTTTCTTCTCGACCTCCTCGGGGGTACCCGTCAGATCGTGATCCTCGGGAAGCTTGGCGATGTTGATGCACACTTCCGTCGAGCCGAAGGCGTCCATGTAGCGAATGCCCGGAGGAAATTTCTTCAGGATGTCCTGGAGGAGAGCGGGGTCCATCGGCATCGCGCCATAGGGGACAAAACGCAAGCTGCTGAGATCGTACTTCCCGAAGGACGGATCGTGGAGAATGAAGAAGAACATGATCGGCACCAGGTAGCACAGGGAGACCTGCTCCCTCTCCACCGTCTGCATGAATCCTTCGGGCACAAAATCCGACGATACGACGATGTTGCAGCCGAATTTCATGCCCGCGTAGAGCGTCATGATGCCTGCGATGTGGTACACGGGAATGATCATCATGACGACATGATATCCCCGGTCCGGATGCATGGTGCTCTCGATGAGGTTCCCCATCTCACCATAGAAGTTCGTCATGATCTGCCGGTGCGTCGCCATGGAACCCTTGGGAAGGCCCGTGGTGCCGCTGGTGTAGCAGATGGCCAGGATGTCGTCCAGAGTCATGTGCGGCGTCTCGATCGCTTCTTCCGTCTCCCCGGCCAGCGCCGTCTCATAATCGACCGCCCATTCGGGGGCCTCTCCGTTGGTGCAGAGATAGTGCTTCACCCCCAGTTGATACGTGAGGGTCGGCTCGAAAACGGCGGCATACCGGCTTTCCAGGATCAGCGCCTTGGCCCCCGATTCCGTCAGGATGAACAGAGCCTCTGGGCTCTTCAGGCGGAAGTTCATGGGAACGCAGATCGCACCGAGCTTGAGGATCGCCAGATACTGCTCCGGGTACTGCCAGCCGTTGTTCTGGAAGATGGCGACACGGTCGCCCTTGCCGACGCCGAGCCGCGCAAGATAATGCGCCAGCCGGTTCGACCGACGGTCGATCTCCCCGTAGGTCTTCCGGACCGTGCCGTCTGCAGTCACGACGGCTGTCCGTTCCGGATGCTCCCTGATGACCTGCGTCAGGTGTTCGAGCATGTTGTTTTTCTCAAACGTGATCGGCACGTATTCGGGCATGTTCCCTCCTTCTGTGAAATGTCGATGTTCTCCTTCTGTCCCGGATGGTTCGCGAGCTCCTCAGACTCCCTCAAAGAACCGCCGCGGATTGGCCATCAGCATCGTCTCGATCTGCCCGCTGCTGACGGCGGCCTTCTTCAGTGCCGGGATGATGTCCTGGAAAATGTGGGTGATGTTGTAATTCGGCATGACCAGGCTCACGATCTCCGAAACCC
This genomic window from Syntrophaceae bacterium contains:
- a CDS encoding phosphotransferase family protein translates to MKQEELAGCLTRAASRHLGKPVVIEDLRPLSGGASAETWHFDALCDAVRHELILRLSPPGGKKDKNRLDRGTEAQVLANVQKAGVPVPPVHFVLDDEDGIGPGYAMQRIPGETIARKILRDDEYAEARGVMARQCGKILAGIHAVDAGLLPPLKKQPAEAGLKQLYAFYDAFGARHPVFEFALRWLQDHLPEPGDLRLVHGDFRNGNFIVGPEGVRAVLDWELAHLGDPMEDLGWICVNSWRFGHIDHPVGGFGTREDLFAGYEGAGGVPVDPAAVHFWEVFGTLKWGIICIVQAFTHLMGMKRSVELAAIGRRTSETEIDLLRLLREGK
- a CDS encoding acyl--CoA ligase, whose protein sequence is MPEYVPITFEKNNMLEHLTQVIREHPERTAVVTADGTVRKTYGEIDRRSNRLAHYLARLGVGKGDRVAIFQNNGWQYPEQYLAILKLGAICVPMNFRLKSPEALFILTESGAKALILESRYAAVFEPTLTYQLGVKHYLCTNGEAPEWAVDYETALAGETEEAIETPHMTLDDILAICYTSGTTGLPKGSMATHRQIMTNFYGEMGNLIESTMHPDRGYHVVMMIIPVYHIAGIMTLYAGMKFGCNIVVSSDFVPEGFMQTVEREQVSLCYLVPIMFFFILHDPSFGKYDLSSLRFVPYGAMPMDPALLQDILKKFPPGIRYMDAFGSTEVCINIAKLPEDHDLTGTPEEVEKKIARLKSIGRPFRYGIESTILDPFGKEVPPGVVGEIASRGEKVTVGYWRNTEETARTIDRNGWFHTGDAGWMDEDGYVYFADRAKDMINRGGENIFPAEVERRLNQHPKVLEAAVFGVPDPAWGARVVAAVVLAPGQTAEAVPAEELIGFCKEQMASYKAPSAIWYIDQLPRRFELGKVMRFMLRDEYMKKREDAVS